A single genomic interval of Nitrososphaerota archaeon harbors:
- a CDS encoding 30S ribosomal protein S7: protein MAETQNLLLFRKWDLTGVEIKDPGLKTVISLRKVVYPHTFGSSALKKFNKADVNIVERLANKLMHFGKKYAKNTGRMGGKKARTMNTVKAAFEIIHLKTGKNPIEVLVRAIEHSSPNEDTTRIVYGGTAYHVSVDVSPLRRVDLALRFISDGVKESSFSNPKSMEEYLAEHLIAAAANDAAAPSVKKKNELERVAQASR from the coding sequence ATGGCCGAGACTCAGAATCTTTTGCTATTTAGAAAATGGGACCTGACAGGAGTAGAAATCAAAGATCCAGGCCTCAAGACAGTAATTTCTCTGCGCAAAGTAGTATACCCACATACATTTGGCTCATCGGCTCTTAAGAAATTCAACAAGGCCGATGTCAACATTGTGGAAAGACTTGCAAACAAGCTGATGCACTTTGGGAAAAAATACGCCAAGAACACCGGCAGAATGGGGGGCAAAAAGGCAAGAACCATGAACACCGTAAAAGCTGCATTTGAAATCATTCACCTAAAGACAGGCAAAAACCCAATCGAGGTTTTGGTGCGAGCAATTGAGCATTCGTCACCAAACGAGGACACCACAAGAATAGTGTATGGCGGTACTGCATATCACGTATCAGTTGATGTCTCACCACTACGAAGAGTTGACCTCGCACTGCGCTTCATCTCTGATGGTGTCAAAGAGTCATCGTTTTCAAATCCAAAATCAATGGAAGAATATCTAGCAGAACACCTGATTGCGGCAGCTGCAAACGATGCGGCAGCTCCTTCCGTCAAAAAGAAAAACGAACTAGAGCGCGTAGCACAGGCATCTAGATAG
- a CDS encoding YkgJ family cysteine cluster protein yields MLGKRTDVTDHAIKVKQVIFHIPYLTQEKKYILWKCYWPDCHNCCERQGRLPLTSDDLITIGKGLKYQKTSDFVKNETIITTWMEAGPSGNGVLMTSVNLKRKTDETEADDGTHIRCRFLDEKGACSMHPNRPGVCYLYPFSTWLENENGKARVHSTYQFTGDCPGFYLADSLEPMKEVLTDYSKSIYEYNMQYTRTTREGYSQTSFV; encoded by the coding sequence ATGCTTGGAAAAAGAACAGATGTAACAGACCATGCAATCAAGGTAAAGCAAGTAATATTTCACATCCCATATCTGACGCAAGAGAAAAAATACATTTTATGGAAATGCTACTGGCCCGACTGCCACAATTGCTGCGAGCGACAGGGAAGACTGCCTCTAACATCAGATGATCTAATTACAATAGGAAAAGGCTTGAAGTACCAGAAAACATCTGACTTTGTCAAAAATGAAACAATAATTACCACATGGATGGAGGCAGGCCCGTCAGGAAACGGAGTCCTGATGACATCAGTTAATCTCAAAAGAAAAACAGACGAAACAGAAGCGGACGATGGCACCCACATCAGGTGTCGATTCCTAGATGAGAAAGGTGCATGTTCCATGCACCCAAATCGCCCCGGCGTGTGCTATCTGTATCCATTCTCTACCTGGCTTGAGAATGAAAACGGCAAGGCGCGGGTGCACTCGACATACCAGTTTACGGGTGATTGTCCCGGGTTTTACCTGGCAGATTCGCTGGAACCAATGAAAGAGGTGTTAACGGACTATTCAAAATCCATATATGAATACAACATGCAGTACACTAGGACCACACGAGAAGGATACAGTCAGACAAGCTTTGTCTGA
- a CDS encoding 50S ribosomal protein L7ae, giving the protein MGKLLEKALKDALNDNKCVLGSKQVIQSIKGAKLVVISNSVTPDELKKIQDSTSDGKISTLNFSGTSIALGKLCGLQFRVSAASLTSIADSNVKAILKEESK; this is encoded by the coding sequence TTGGGAAAACTCTTAGAAAAAGCACTCAAGGACGCACTAAACGATAACAAATGCGTACTGGGTTCAAAGCAAGTAATACAATCAATCAAGGGCGCAAAGCTAGTTGTAATTTCAAACTCAGTAACGCCAGACGAACTAAAAAAAATTCAAGACTCGACTAGTGATGGAAAAATCTCAACACTAAACTTTAGTGGAACATCAATCGCGCTAGGAAAATTGTGCGGATTACAGTTTAGAGTTTCAGCAGCTTCACTAACATCCATTGCCGACTCTAATGTCAAGGCAATCCTAAAAGAAGAATCCAAATGA
- a CDS encoding 30S ribosomal protein S12, producing MAKSPLGLFAGRVLKAKRKRQRWQIGTYKRRLLGLNIKANPLGGSPQARGIVLEKVGVEAKQPNSAVRKCVRVQLIKNGKTVTAFLPRDGAMNFIDEHDEVHVEGMGATQGGAMGDIPGVRFKVFKVNGTSLRELVRGRKEKPRR from the coding sequence ATGGCAAAGTCACCACTAGGACTATTCGCAGGACGCGTACTCAAGGCAAAGCGCAAGCGACAACGCTGGCAAATTGGCACCTACAAGCGCAGACTATTAGGATTGAACATAAAGGCAAACCCACTTGGAGGTTCTCCACAGGCTAGAGGAATTGTTTTGGAAAAAGTTGGCGTTGAGGCAAAGCAGCCAAACTCCGCAGTTAGAAAATGTGTTCGAGTACAACTGATCAAAAATGGCAAAACAGTAACTGCATTTTTGCCACGAGACGGCGCAATGAACTTTATTGATGAACACGACGAGGTCCACGTAGAGGGAATGGGTGCAACACAAGGCGGCGCAATGGGAGATATTCCAGGTGTACGATTCAAGGTTTTCAAGGTTAATGGTACTTCACTGCGGGAGCTAGTCCGCGGAAGAAAAGAAAAACCAAGGAGATAG
- a CDS encoding NusA-like transcription termination signal-binding factor: MPQTIKLTTDQMRLISLFQNVTGASARDCVEDEKQNRVIFVVNEGKMGLAIGKGGAHIRNLQNIVKKSVELVEYSDDPAVFLKNMLNPKLVTDVKLNKRLDGSTQAIVLVDAKKKGIVVGREGRNAEKARLLAKRYFEITSVLINSQDRMME; the protein is encoded by the coding sequence ATGCCACAAACAATCAAACTAACAACTGATCAAATGCGTTTGATCTCGCTTTTTCAAAACGTAACCGGTGCGTCTGCGCGTGATTGTGTGGAAGACGAAAAGCAAAACCGCGTAATTTTTGTAGTAAATGAGGGAAAAATGGGCCTAGCAATCGGTAAGGGCGGCGCCCATATTAGAAACCTGCAGAACATTGTCAAAAAATCAGTAGAACTAGTTGAATATTCTGATGATCCAGCCGTGTTTTTGAAAAATATGTTGAACCCAAAACTTGTAACTGATGTAAAGCTGAACAAGCGCCTTGATGGTTCAACTCAGGCTATTGTATTAGTTGATGCCAAAAAGAAAGGTATCGTAGTGGGCAGAGAAGGAAGAAACGCAGAAAAGGCAAGGCTGCTTGCAAAACGATACTTTGAGATTACAAGCGTTTTAATTAACAGTCAGGACAGGATGATGGAGTAG